Part of the Bacteroides acidifaciens genome, AGATGATATTTCCATAAAAGCGACTACTACCGAGAAACTCGGGTTTACAGGTCGCGAAGAAGGTATTTCAGCCTATGCCACGGTACTGATAGAGAAGAATAATTAACCCCCTAATATAATTATGATTCGACTTTTGAGATTTCACTTAACACTAATCTTACTGTTGGCAACTACTTTGGGTATAGCTCAAAAAAGTGAACTGAAATTCAGTAAAGATGGTAAATTCAAAATTGTGCAATTTACCGATGTACACTTTAAGTATGGTAATCCGGCTTCTGACGTAGCATTGGAACGTATTAATCAAGTACTTGATGCCGAACGGCCGGATTTGGTTATCTTTACCGGAGATGTTGTCTATGCGGCACCTGCGGATTCCGGTATGCTGAAGGTCTTGGAACAGGTATCCAAGCGCAAGCTCCCTTTTGTTGTGGCTTTTGGTAACCATGATGATGAACAAGGATTGACACGGTCACAACTATATGACATCATCCGTACCGTTCCAGGTAATTTAATGCCTGACCGGGAAACTGCCCTGTCACCGGATTATGTATTGACTGTGAAATCGTCTTCTGATTCTAAAAGAGATGCAGCTCTGCTTTATTGTATGGACTCTCACTCTTATTCACCTTTGAAAGATGTGAAGGGATATAATTGGCTTACGTTCGACCAAATAAACTGGTATCGTCAGCAAAGTGCTGCCTATAAAACTCAGAATGACGGACAACCGTTGCCTGCCCTTGCGTTTTTCCATATTCCTCTGCCCGAATATCACGAAGCTATTCGCGATGAAAACGCAGCTTTTCGCGGAACGCGTATGGAAGAAGCCTGTGCACCTAGAATAAATACAGGAATGTTTGCCGCCATGAAAGAAGCGGGAGATGTGATGGGGGTATTTGTAGGTCACGACCATGACAATGACTATGCTGTCATGTGGAAAAATATCCTTCTGGCTTATGGACGTTACACTGGTGGAAACACTGTGTACAACCATTTGCCGAACGGTGCCCGTATCATTGTATTGGATGAAGGCGCACGCACATTCACTTCCTGGATCCGCCAGAAAGACGGTATTGTGGATAAAGTTTTTTATCCGGCAAGCTTTGTCAAGGATGATTGGACTAAGCGTTGAGGCTTGCAAACTTCACATGGCTAAGGCGCGTATATTTTGAACCGTAGCTTTCGTACCGGCGTGACACTTTCGCCGATGCGACGTAGATAATCTCTCCCAGTCGGTATTCATGCTCTATCCCGGATAAAGTACATGATACCGCACTGGGATTTTTTGATGGAATACTCATAACGACCAGGTTTCCGCTGGCATCCGTCAGCGTGAGCATCTGCTTGACAAAAAATTGCGGAGTTGTGCCATTCACCCTTGTTTTGTACGGATCGTCTTCCAGCCGTACACGGGTCACTTTCAGTTTCAAGTCTGTAAGTTTCTCTCCCAACTCTCCCAAATACCGGCTTGACGAGCGCTTCTCTCTGGACTTTCTCTGCATAATGTCCAGATATATGGAATGGTAAGCCTGCGCTATCTTGACGAAGCGTTCCTGTTTCGGAATCTTTGGAGTAAACTTATAGGCTATCCAGCTTAAATAAGTAGGGTCTATTTTCAGTATTTCATGTAGGAAGTGTCCGCGATATTTTCCGAAGAAGATAAGGTCATCGCCGTTACTCTGCATTCTTTTCTCATTATAATCCATGAGAATAAGGCAACGTCTTGAGTAATAAAACAGCGTACTTGCCATCCGTAGAGACTCGTTAATATCCGATGATAGGTCATGTATGTAAAGAATAGACTGTTTTTCGGGTAGGGGAGAATAGAGCCAAAGGGAATAGTTCAGTTTCCCTGGTCGGGGCGTCACTACCAAGTAAACGCCTGCCTCTTTGAAAGAGGATCTGCCTCGGTTGTATTCATTCAGTTTGGCATACAATAAGGCTTGCTCGTTTTCAGAAATGCCCGGTAATCTAGGGTTAGCCATAATTGTTCTCGCTTTTGTTATATTTCAAATATAGGGAAATTATATGAGAAAAACAACTTTTCTGTTTTGAAAAACACTTATTAAAGGAGTTTGTTGTCTCTTTCGTTTGCAATAAATTTATTATTTCCGGGGAATCTTGTACATTTGTATCCATGTAATTTTTAAAATTCGGATGAAAGAACGAAATAAAAGAGTGTTAGTCGGAATGAGCGGCGGTATTGACAGTACTGCCACTTGTCTGATGTTGCAGGAACAAGGGTACGAAATAGTAGGAGTGACCATGCAGGTATGGGGCGACGAGCCGCAAGATGCTAGGGAATTGGCTGCACGGATGGGAATCGAACATTATGTGGCGGATGAACGTATCCCTTTTAAAGAGACTATCGTAAAAAACTTTATAGACGAGTATAAGCAAGGGCGTACGCCGAATCCGTGTGTAATGTGCAACCCTTTGTTCAAGTTTCGTGTTCTGACGGAATGGGCGGATAAGTTGGATTGTGCCTGGATTGCTACCGGACATTATTCGCGACTGGAAGAACGGAACGGACATATTTATATAGTAGCCGGAGACGATGATAAGAAAGACCAGTCTTATTTCCTTTGGCGGTTGGGACAGGATATACTGAGACGCTGTATCTTTCCTTTAGGGGATTATACGAAGGTGAAGGTTCGAGAATACCTTGCGGAGAAAGGTTACGAAGCCAAATCTAAAGAAGGAGAAAGTATGGAAGTTTGCTTTATAAAAGGTGATTATCGTGACTTTCTTCGTGAGCAATGTCCGGAACTGGACACTGAGATAGGTCCGGGGTGGTTTGTCAATTCCGAAGGTGTGAAACTGGGACAACATAAGGGTGCGCCCTATTATACAATCGGTCAGCGGAAAGGATTGGAGATTGCGTTGGGCAAACCGGCTTATGTCTTGAAAATCAATCCGCAGAAAAATACGGTGATGCTGGGTGATGCCGGGCAGTTGCAAACAGACTATATGCTGATAGAACAAGATAAGATTGTAGATGAACAGGAATTGTTTCAGTGTGAGAATCTGGTTGTGAGGATTCGTTATCGAAGTCGCCCGTTGCCTTGCCGGGTGAAACGGCTGGAGGACGGACGCTTGTTGGTGCATTTTCTTGAGACGGCTTCGGCTATTGCTCCAGGGCAATCGGCTGTGTTCTATGATGGAAAGCGGGTGCTGGGAGGAGCTTTTATCGCTTCGCAGCGAGGCATCGGATTAGTGATTTTAGAGAACGAAGGATTTTGATTGATTAAAATAAAGATAACTTATGAGGAAATTTGTGTTATTGGTTTTTGCTTTGAATATATGCCTGGGAGTTTTTGCTCAATTCACACCGGGAGATACCTTAAAATATCGTATTAGCCTGAAAGATAAGGCAGCTACGGAATACTCTCTGCAGAAACCGGAAAAATACTTGTCCGGGAAATCCATTGAACGGAGAAAAAGACAGGGATTGGCAATAGATTCCACCGACTTGCCGGTATGCAGGAAATACGTAGATGCGATACGGAAGAAAGGTGTCCACGTGCTTGTTACCGGAAAATGGGATAACTTCGTCACCGTCTCCTGTAATGACAGTACGTTGATTGATGAAATCGCCAAGTTACCTTTTGTGTGTTCTACGGAAAGAGTTTGGAAAGGCATTACTCAAAGAAGCTTTGAGAGAGATTCGCTGATTAACAAACCTTTGCGTTCCGATAGTCTTTACGGGCCTGCGGTTGCCCAAATAAGGATGAGCCGTGCGAACCTTCTTCACGAGGCGGGTTTCAAAGGACAGGGAATGACGATTGCTGTAATTGATGCCGGATTCCATAATGTGGATAGGATAGAGGCGATGAAGAACATCAACATTCTTGGCGTGCGTGATTTTGTGAATCCCGAAGCCGATATTTATGCGGAAAGTAGTCACGGTATGTCTGTTCTCTCTTGCATGGCGATGAATCAGCCGAATGTGATGATTGGCACGGCTCCCGAAGCTTCTTATTGGTTGTTGCGCAGCGAGGACGAATATTCGGAGAATCTGGTGGAACAGGATTATTGGGCGGCGGCAATCGAGTTTGCCGACAGTGTAGGAGTAGATTTGGTAAATACATCCCTCGGATATTATTCGTTTGACGATCCGGCAAAGAATTATCGCTATCGTGATTTGAACGGACATTATGCGTTGATGTCCCGTGAAGCAGCGAAAGCTGCGGATAAAGGGATAGTAGTTGTTTGCAGTGCCGGAAATTCCGGTGCCGGCTCCTGGAAGAAAATAACTCCGCCGGGAGATGCGGAGAATGTAATTACTGTAGGGGCTATTAATAAAAGGGGAGAACTGGCTCCATTTTCTTCCGTAGGAAATACGTCGGACGGACGGGTGAAACCGGATGTGGTTGCTGTAGGACAAGGTTCGGACGTAATGGGAACTGACGGCAATCTTCGGCATGCTAACGGCACTTCCTTCTCTTCTCCGATTATGTGTGGAATGGTGGCTTGCTTGTGGCAGGCTTGTCCGAAGCTGACGGCAAAAGAAGTTATTGAACTGGTTCGTCGTTCGGGAGACAGGGCGGATTTTCCGGATAATATATATGGATACGGTATTCCTGACTTGTGGAAGGCGTATTTAACGGTTAACGGAGGAGTGATTAGTGATTAACAACTGGTTACTATTGTACTAATCATTAACCATTATGGATTCCTCTCTTTCTCTTTTAGAACTGAATGCACTTGTCCGCCGTAGCCTGGAGCAATGCCTGCCTGATGAATATTGGATACAGGCAGAACTGAGCGATGTCCGTTCCAATACGACCGGGCATTGTTATCTGGAATTTGTGCAGAAAGATCCCCGCAGCAACAATCTTGTCGCCAAGGCTCGCGGTATGATTTGGAACAATATCTACCGCTTGCTGAAACCTTATTTTGAGGAAACTACCGGACAGATGTTTACTTCCGGCATCAAGGTGCTGGTGAAAGTGACGGTTCAGTTTCACGAACTTTACGGCTACAGTCTGACTGTGCTTGATATCGACCCTGCCTATACATTAGGCGACATGGCTCGCCGTCGTCGGGAAATACTATTGCAGCTGGAAGAAGAAGGCGTACTGACGCTGAATAAGGAGTTGGAAATGCCGATTCTCCCACAACGTATTGCCGTTATTTCCTCTGCTACCGCCGCCGGATATGGTGATTTCTGTCATCAGTTGCAGCATAATCCGGGCGGATTCTTTTTCTATACAGAGCTTTTTCCCGCTTTGATGCAGGGGAATCAAGTCGAAGAATCCATATTGGCAGCTTTAGACCGTATCAATGCCCGTGCGAATGAATTTGATGTGGTCGTTATCATCCGTGGTGGTGGGGCGACTTCCGATTTATCCGGTTTCGATACTTATCTGTTGGCAGCTGCGTGTGCACAATTCCCGTTACCTGTCATTACCGGAATCGGTCATGAGCGGGACGATACAGTCCTTGACTCTGTGGCGCATACCCGGGTAAAAACTCCTACGGCTGCCGCCGAACTCCTGATTTACCGAATCACGGAAATAGCCGACCGCTTGGAAGAATTGTCCGCCCGTATCCAACAAGGAGCTTATGCGGTGCTTGAACAGGAGTGGCGGAGACTGGAAACACTTCAGACTCGTATTCCGAACCTTGTCCATCGGAAGCTTACGGATGCCCGCTTTGCTTTGCTGTCGGCTGAAAAGGACTTGTCGCAAGTGACGAAGGCGTTATTAGCTCGCCAACGCCATCGGCTGGAACTTTTACAACAGCGCATTGCGGATGCTTCTCCCGATAAGTTGCTAAGCCGCGGATACAGTATTACGCTAAAGGACGGGAAGGCGGTAACAAACGCATCCTCACTGAAGCAGGGAGACAAATTAGTCACCCGGTTCTCGAAAGGAGAAGTTCTGTCTGTGGTGGAACGGCAAGTGCCCGAATAGAAGTTATAAAAGAAACATTCATCATTAACCATTAATAATCAATTATCGTGGCAGCAAAAAAGGAAACATATCTTCAGGCGATGGAACGTCTTGAGAAGATTGTCCGTCAGATAGACAATAATGAATTGGATATCGACGTTCTGAGTGAGAAAATCAAAGAAGCTAATGAAATAATTGCTTTTTGTACCCAAAAACTGACGAAAGCTGACCAAGAAGTCGAAAAATTATTGAAAGAAAGGCGGCAATCTGAAGAATAAAAGTTATTTTTGCGAATCAAAGCTTAAGAAAAAATAAACTAATACATTACAATATGAAAGAAATAGATTGGGCAAATTTGTCATTCGGATATATGAAGACAGACTACAATGTGCGAATCAATTTCCGAAACGGAGCGTGGGGAGAATTGGAAGTTAGCAGTGACGAACATCTGAATCTGCATATGGCAGCTACGTGTTTGCACTATGGACAGGAAGCATTCGAAGGACTGAAAGCATTCCGCGGAAAAGACGGCAAGGTGCGTATCTTCCGCTTGGAAGAAAATGCGGCGCGACTGCAATCCACCTGCCAAGGAATACTGATGGCAGAACTTCCGACTGAACGTTTCAAGGAAGCCATCCTGAAAGTTGTGAAACTGAACGAACGTTTTATCCCGCCTTATGAGACAGGTGCTTCTCTTTACATTCGTCCTTTACTCATCGGAACAAGTGCGCAAGTAGGCGTGCATCCGGCGGATGAATATATGTTTGTGGTATTCGTGACTCCGGTAGGCCCGTATTTCAAGGGTGGTTTCTCTACCAATCCGTATGTCATTATTCGTGAGTTCGACCGCGCTGCTCCTCATGGAACAGGTATTTATAAAGTGGGCGGTAATTATGCAGCCAGTCTCCGTGCCAACAAGAAAGCACACGACCTGGGATATTCCTGTGAGTTTTACCTCGATGCCAAAGAAAAGAAATATATCGACGAGTGTGGTGCTGCCAACTTCTTCGGTATTAAAGACAATACGTACATCACTCCGAAATCATCTTCTATCCTGCCTTCTATCACTAATAAGAGCTTGATGCAGTTGGCAGAAGATATGGGTATCAAGGTAGAGCGCCGTCCGATACCGGAAGAAGAGTTGGAAACATTTGAAGAAGCTGGTGCTTGCGGGACTGCCGCGGTAATCAGCCCGATTCAGCGTATTGATGATTTAGAGAACGGGAAATCATACGTTATCTCTAAAGATGGCAAGCCGGGACCTGTTTGTACGAAGTTGTACAATAAGTTGCGCGGCATTCAATATGGCGACGAACCGGATACACATGGGTGGGTGACCATCGTGGAGTAGCCAGAGTCCAAAAATAAACACACATTTATCTAATTTTAATTTATCATGTTAAAAGAAAATTCAGAACTACGTGCTGAGGCACGTCGGGCACTTCAAGGTAAGTGGCCTATGGCAGCTGTTGCTGCGCTTATTTATTCAGTGATTGCCGGTGGACTTTCTGCTATCCCCTTTATCGGCGGATTGTGTTCTTTGTTTGTCGGTCTGCCGGTTGCATACGGTATTGCTGTTGTAATGTTCGGTGTGTTCAAAGGTAAGGATGTTGATTTTGGAGTACTGTTTGAAGGTTTCCAGGATTATAGCCGTATTTTTGTAACTAAGTTGTTGCAAGGAATTTACACAGCTTTATGGTCACTGCTGTTGTTTGTTCCGGGTGTCATCAAGCATTATTCGTATGCAATGACGGACTATATCTTGAAAGAAGAGCCGGAAATGAAAAACAACGCAGCTATCGAAAAGAGTATGGCTATGATGGAAAACAACAAGATGAAATTGTTCCTGCTCGATTTGAGCTTCATCGGTTGGGCGTTCCTTTGTATCTTAACTTTCGGTATCGGTTTCCTTTTCTTGCAGCCATATGTGCAAGTGTCTCATGCTGCTTTCTATGAAGATCTGAAAGCACAACAGGGAGGAAATGTTGAAGCAAAGGTTGAAATGTAATCGACAAATAAATTCAGCTAAATAGAAGAATGGAGTATAGAGAAATCTGTGCTCCATTTCTTTTTGTTGGTTACATCAAAATCTGTACCTTTGCAGCCTAATCAGTATTGATATGGGAAAGAATAAATTAGAAAAGTTTGCCGATATGGCAAGTTATCCGCATGTGTTCGAATATCCTTATTCGGCAGTAGATAACGTGCCTTTTGACATGAAGGGGAAATGGCATGAGGAGTTTTTCAAGAACGACCATCCGATAGTGCTCGAACTGGGCTGCGGACGTGGCGAATATACTGTTGGCTTGGGTAAGATGTTTCCTGAAAAGAACTTTATTGCGGTTGATATAAAAGGCGCCCGTATGTGGACGGGAGCAACGGAATCATTGCAGGCGGGAATGAAGAATGTGGCTTTTCTGCGTACAAATATAGAAATCATCGAACGTTTCTTTGCCGAAGGCGAAGTAAGTGAAATATGGCTTACTTTCTCCGACCCGCAGATGAAGAAAGCGACCAAACGGCTGACTTCTACCTATTTTATGGAGAGATACCGCAAATTCCTGCAACCGAACGGTGTTATTCATCTGAAGACCGACAGTAACTTCATGTTTACTTACACAAAATACATGATAGAAGCTAATCAATTCCCAGTGGAGTTCATGACGGAAGATCTATATCACTCCGGTTTGGTGGATGATATTCTTGGCATCAAGACTTATTATGAACAACAATGGCTTGATCGTGGTTTGGATATTAAGTATATCAAATTCCTGCTTCCGCAAGAAGGTGAATTGCAGGAACCGGATGTTGAAATAGAACTTGATTCTTATCGTAGCTATAATCGTAGCAAGCGTAGTGGGTTGAGCACCAGCAAGTAAGTTTGCAAGGAAGTAAATAGTGATTTAAATCGCAAATAGTAAATCGTCAAATAGTAAATAAAATGACTCTTTATCCTAAATTGATATTGGATGCATTGGCAACGGTGCGTTATCCCGGTTCGGGAAAAAATCTGGTGGAAGCAGAGATGGTTGCCGATAATCTTCGTATTGACGGTATGGCTGTCAGCTTCTCATTGATATTTGAGAAACCGACCGACCCGTTTATGAAGTCAATGTTGAAGGCAGCCGAGACAGCTATTCATACATATGTGTCTCCTGACGTGCAAGTTACCATAGCAACAGAAAGCAAGCAGGCTCCCCGACCGGAAGTTGGTAAAATGCTTCCGCAAGTGAAGAATATTATAGGTATTTCTTCAGGCAAAGGTGGAGTAGGGAAGTCTACTGTATCAGCGAATCTAGCTGTCGCTTTAGCAAAATTGGGCTATAAAGTAGGTCTGCTTGATGCGGATATTTTCGGACCTTCGATGCCAAAGATGTTTCAGGTGGAAGATGCACGCCCGTATGCTGAACGTATAGATGGTCGTGATATGATTATCCCGGTAGAGAAATATGGAGTGAAATTATTGTCTATCGGCTTCTTTGTCGATCCGGATCAGGCTACTTTGTGGCGTGGCGGAATGGCGAGTAATGCATTGAAGCAGTTGATAGGAGATGCGTCTTGGGGGGATTTGGATTATTTTCTGATAGACCTTCCGCCCGGAACCAGCGATATTCATTTGACTGTTGTACAGACATTGGCTATGACAGGGGCAATTGTTGTCAGCACTCCGCAGGCAGTGGCTTTGGCGGATGCCCGTAAAGGAATTAATATGTTCACTAATGATAAGGTGAATGTACCTATTCTTGGTCTGGTTGAGAATATGGCATGGTTTACTCCTGCCGAACTTCCGGAAAACAAATACTATCTCTTCGGTAAAGAAGGAGCCAAGAAGTTGGCGGAAGAGATGAATGTTCCTTTGTTGGGGCAGATTCCTATCGTGCAGAGTATTTGTGAGGGTGGGGATAATGGTACGCCTGTTGCATTGGACGAGGATTCTGTTACTGGACGTGCTTTCTTATCATTGGCTGCGAGTGTTGTCCGCCAGGTAGACCGCCGTAATGTTGAGATGGCTCCGACTCAGATTGTGGAAATGCATAAATAGGTTAAGTCTGGCGTAATTAAAATTAGGCACGGCTAACACGGATTTTACGGTTCCAATTAACTAAAAAACGTGAAATCCGTGTTAGCCGTGCCTAAATAATATAAAGATGATGATCGAATTGTTTTGACGTCTTATATAAATATATTATTTCTTCAACGCTTCCATCAATTTCTTTTTCATTGTATCTGTACCTGGGAATCCTGTTTGTTTGAAGGTTGTATTCCCTTCGGCATCTATTACGAAATAAGTCGGTACTCCTTGGATATTGAATTTGTCCATTAAATATTTCCATTGATCGTTGGTCACACGGAAATGTTCTCCGTGGATATCGGGTATCATATTCTCCCAAGTTCCTTTAGGCGAATTTTCTCCTGCTACGTATAAATAAAGAATATCTTTATCTTTCAATTCTTCTTTCATCGGAATCATAGCTTTGTTAGCCATTCTGCAGGGCCCACACCAAGTTGCCCAAAAGTCCACTAACAATACATGTCCTTTGAATTTGGAAATAATGGTGGAAAATAGCTCCTCGTTGCTTACTTCACCTACTTCATTGATTTGGTATCCGGTTTTCTGTTTGTTCAGTTCCATCTTCTTGAGCAATTTCCTGTTAAAATCTGTCAGCATCTCTTTGTAGGCAGGTGAGGGCAATGCTTCAAGTGCCGCTGTTTGTTCGGCGGTTAGCGGTGTGAAATCTTCAATGGAGCGGTAGTACCTGCATGCTTCTGCCATCTGAAATAGAATTCCCTGATTAGTACCTAGATGTTGCTCCAAAAGATCTTTTCTGGAAGCGAACACACCTATCCCGTATGCATATTCCGGTGCGTATAAATCTGCCGGTGAGTTAAGAACAAGTTCTTTGAATACATCGAAATAATTATCTGGAAGTTCTATTTTGGTATTCATGTAGTATTCTTTTGTCTGCTCCTTGTTTAGCTTCTGGCTGGCGACATGTGCACGCATCAGTATATCCTTGGCCATAAAAATTCCGATGCCTGTGGTTATATCCGTATTGGCTTTTAGAACTTCTTTTGCGGCAAGGCTGAGGGGGGCTTCTTCTATTTGTTTATGAATGTCACGTCGTTTCTCTACAAAATAGTTTTTTACTCCGTCAATGTCTTTTCCGATTACCTCGTTCACAGTTTCTCGCGGGTTGCTAACCAAATTGGTTTGGATGGAATTGTCCATCAGTTCTTGTTGCAATTCAGCCAGATAACCACTGTAATAAGCCTTTTTCCCATACGGTTTGCTGTCTTTTTGCAAGTGTGATTGTTGGCGTGTACATTCGGCTGTATTGATGATAATCGAAATTTCTTTACCGGGAGCCAGGAAACAAGGAATTTGGGCAAACGGGAAAACAAGTGTAGCCGGAGTTACCGTAATCACATCTGTTTGAACTTGAAAAGTTCCATCTTCATTGATGTTCACTTCTTTTGCGAAGTTCAACCATCTGACCGGGTCATTCAGATGCAATTTGCCTGATGCCGGCATATCTGCCTTAAAGTCGAGCACTCTTCCTTTTAATGTGGCTTTGGCATATGTGAGTTCCGGTGTCGGCAATTGAGCTTTCTTGTTGATTTTGTGGATTATCGCATCTTTGGGTAGTGGAGTTTTGCGGAAATTTTTCTCATTGAGTTGTATTCCCCATATCTTGTATGCTCCGTCAAAATCTCCTTCGGAGAAATCCAGGCTGGTCACATTTTCCGGTATTGGCGGAAATAGGAGCTGAAACTCCGCTTCTCCTGATTCCGGCATCCAGAATTCCTTGTCGAGTGTAATTCCAACTCCCTTTCGGATAGGGTAAAGCGTTCCATTATTGTCTTTCAGGAAACTCCCGGTTGCTATTTTTATCCAGTATTTGGGTCGATAGTAAGCTTTCACATATACAGTGGTCACTGTGTCACTCATGACAATTTTGTCAACTTCGATACTGTTGGAACTCCAGGCAAGAAGAGGAGGACGTTCAATAACTCTGTCTTTGGCTTGTACAGTGCATACTGTGCAGAGTACCAAACCGATAATCCATGCGAATCTTTTCATATGAATAGTGTTTTGTTGCTAACAAATATAAGGATATTTTTGTAACTATCCTTACGGAAAGAGAAAAAAATGCTTTTTTTCCGGTATTGATGAAAGAAATGTCCGGCACCGGGGAACGCCCCTTTCCCCACCGATGAGGAAAGGGTACGGCACTGGGGGATAAATTTACTGTAGCCGGAATACAATAGGAAGGGTATATTCTACGGCAACTGCTTGTCCGCGTTGCTGTCCCGGTTCCCATTTTGGCATATTGCCCACTACACGAATGGCTTCT contains:
- a CDS encoding TlpA family protein disulfide reductase gives rise to the protein MKRFAWIIGLVLCTVCTVQAKDRVIERPPLLAWSSNSIEVDKIVMSDTVTTVYVKAYYRPKYWIKIATGSFLKDNNGTLYPIRKGVGITLDKEFWMPESGEAEFQLLFPPIPENVTSLDFSEGDFDGAYKIWGIQLNEKNFRKTPLPKDAIIHKINKKAQLPTPELTYAKATLKGRVLDFKADMPASGKLHLNDPVRWLNFAKEVNINEDGTFQVQTDVITVTPATLVFPFAQIPCFLAPGKEISIIINTAECTRQQSHLQKDSKPYGKKAYYSGYLAELQQELMDNSIQTNLVSNPRETVNEVIGKDIDGVKNYFVEKRRDIHKQIEEAPLSLAAKEVLKANTDITTGIGIFMAKDILMRAHVASQKLNKEQTKEYYMNTKIELPDNYFDVFKELVLNSPADLYAPEYAYGIGVFASRKDLLEQHLGTNQGILFQMAEACRYYRSIEDFTPLTAEQTAALEALPSPAYKEMLTDFNRKLLKKMELNKQKTGYQINEVGEVSNEELFSTIISKFKGHVLLVDFWATWCGPCRMANKAMIPMKEELKDKDILYLYVAGENSPKGTWENMIPDIHGEHFRVTNDQWKYLMDKFNIQGVPTYFVIDAEGNTTFKQTGFPGTDTMKKKLMEALKK